A single window of Metallosphaera hakonensis JCM 8857 = DSM 7519 DNA harbors:
- the asd gene encoding aspartate-semialdehyde dehydrogenase encodes MRRTLKAAILGATGLVGIEYVRMLADHPYIKPAYLAGKGSVGKPYGEIVRWQTTGNIPKDIANQEVKPTDPKLMDDVDILFSPLPQGAAGPVEEQFAKMGFNVISNSPDHRFDRDVPMIIPEVNPHTVTLIDEQRKNRDWKGFIVTTPLCTAQGAAIPLTPIYKNFKMSGVMITTMQSLSGAGYPGIASLDIVDNALPLGDGYDAKTVKEITRILSEVKRNVNEPEVNEITLDATTHRIATIHGHYEVAYVTFKEDTDVRKVMDSMETFKGEPQDLKLPTAPEKPILVTTQDARPQVFFDRWAGNPPGMSIVVGRLKQVNSRTIRFVSLIHNTVRGAAGGGVLTAELLVEKGYIDKR; translated from the coding sequence ATGAGGAGAACTCTAAAGGCCGCCATACTTGGGGCCACGGGATTGGTAGGCATAGAATACGTAAGAATGTTAGCTGATCATCCATACATAAAGCCTGCATACTTGGCAGGAAAGGGTTCTGTGGGGAAACCGTACGGCGAGATTGTGAGATGGCAAACCACGGGAAATATCCCCAAGGACATTGCTAACCAAGAAGTCAAGCCAACAGACCCTAAACTAATGGATGACGTCGACATTTTGTTCTCTCCCTTACCTCAAGGTGCAGCAGGCCCTGTAGAGGAACAGTTCGCAAAGATGGGCTTCAACGTGATTAGCAATTCTCCAGACCACAGGTTCGATAGAGATGTTCCAATGATCATACCTGAGGTTAATCCCCATACGGTGACGCTGATAGATGAGCAGAGAAAGAACAGAGATTGGAAGGGATTCATAGTGACCACTCCCCTATGCACAGCCCAGGGTGCGGCAATTCCATTGACCCCAATCTACAAGAACTTCAAGATGAGCGGGGTAATGATAACCACGATGCAATCCTTGTCGGGCGCGGGATACCCGGGAATAGCTTCTCTGGACATTGTGGACAACGCTCTTCCCCTAGGTGATGGATACGATGCCAAGACAGTGAAGGAAATCACAAGGATATTAAGCGAGGTCAAAAGGAACGTTAACGAACCGGAGGTTAATGAAATAACCCTTGATGCCACCACCCACAGGATAGCTACCATTCATGGCCATTACGAGGTGGCATATGTAACCTTTAAGGAGGACACCGATGTGAGGAAAGTTATGGATTCCATGGAGACCTTCAAGGGTGAGCCACAGGATCTGAAGTTACCGACAGCTCCTGAGAAACCCATACTGGTTACCACACAAGATGCAAGACCTCAGGTGTTCTTCGATAGGTGGGCAGGAAATCCGCCAGGAATGAGCATAGTGGTAGGGAGACTCAAACAAGTGAACTCTCGAACAATTAGGTTCGTCTCCCTTATCCATAACACAGTGAGAGGGGCAGCTGGCGGAGGCGTTCTAACAGCGGAGCTCTTGGTGGAGAAGGGCTACATAGATAAAAGATAG